From one Gracilibacillus salinarum genomic stretch:
- a CDS encoding ATP-grasp domain-containing protein has protein sequence MVDQKVVAFVEPSFYGVDFVERTHRKGCKVIAIGSSLDNPKKYNYETFYDDFLIADIRDPQSIYQAIKQSPYYGKLDALIPATDYASHYTAEVAEWLSLPTIPSFAAHNARNKDLARKAYSDNHVPSAQYAKVANYEEACQAASQIGYPVVVKPTNCASSQGVFFINKEEEFLTAFQKLRAFKKTYMGFDVSTDYLVEEYLEGPEFSVELFLKDKEVVFSSVTEKITSDLPYFVEISHTAPTSSQEDKVDEMINVSVQAMLAIGIDNGPSHVEIRLTDTGPKIIEVNGRPGGDNIASQLLFNTYGLDIFEETVNFYLNLPIKDDFPVQKATSIAFLTSRQNGQISSIEGIEIIKNDDSVIKFDISVNPGDTVKIPESSDDRLGYVITSGEDAKEAKRKAMDLINSIQLVYQ, from the coding sequence TTGGTAGATCAAAAGGTGGTAGCTTTTGTAGAACCAAGCTTCTATGGAGTTGATTTTGTGGAGCGCACACACAGAAAAGGATGCAAAGTAATCGCAATAGGGTCATCTCTCGATAATCCTAAGAAATATAACTATGAAACTTTCTATGATGATTTTTTGATTGCGGATATTCGAGATCCGCAGTCGATTTATCAGGCTATCAAGCAATCGCCTTACTATGGGAAGCTAGATGCTTTGATTCCAGCGACTGACTATGCTTCTCACTACACAGCAGAAGTGGCGGAGTGGTTATCGTTACCAACGATTCCCTCCTTTGCTGCACACAATGCCAGAAATAAAGATTTAGCACGTAAAGCATATAGCGACAACCATGTGCCAAGCGCGCAATATGCTAAAGTAGCGAACTATGAAGAAGCGTGTCAAGCTGCTTCTCAAATTGGCTATCCTGTTGTCGTCAAGCCTACTAATTGTGCGAGTAGTCAGGGGGTCTTTTTTATTAACAAAGAAGAGGAATTCCTAACTGCTTTTCAGAAACTAAGAGCGTTCAAAAAAACGTATATGGGCTTTGATGTAAGTACGGACTATTTAGTAGAGGAATACCTAGAAGGACCTGAATTTAGTGTGGAGCTATTTCTGAAGGATAAAGAAGTGGTTTTTTCATCCGTCACAGAGAAAATTACTTCTGATTTACCTTATTTCGTGGAAATTTCCCATACCGCTCCTACTTCCAGTCAGGAGGACAAAGTAGATGAAATGATTAATGTGAGTGTTCAGGCTATGTTAGCAATCGGCATCGATAATGGCCCTAGTCATGTGGAGATAAGGTTAACTGATACAGGTCCAAAGATTATAGAGGTGAATGGCCGGCCAGGTGGTGATAATATCGCTTCTCAATTACTTTTTAACACATATGGCCTTGATATTTTTGAAGAAACGGTTAATTTTTATTTGAACTTACCAATTAAAGATGATTTCCCTGTCCAAAAGGCAACATCGATTGCATTTCTCACCTCAAGACAAAACGGACAAATCTCCTCAATAGAGGGAATCGAGATAATAAAGAATGACGACTCCGTCATTAAGTTCGACATTAGCGTAAATCCCGGGGACACAGTGAAAATTCCTGAAAGTTCAGATGATCGATTGGGTTATGTGATTACATCAGGAGAAGATGCGAAAGAGGCAAAAAGGAAGGCAATGGATTTAATTAATTCCATTCAATTAGTATATCAGTAG
- a CDS encoding MurR/RpiR family transcriptional regulator — MHTILNEIQLKHQTLTETEKKIADYVVRHNEHLLNIHIKELAGQIDVSVAAITRFCKKIGVGSFVEFKILLRDAVKEKEEVHDAIHEVHQIYNSVINSTNSLTNIADYQLASEWILEAKRIHVYGLGSSGLSAEELKFRLSRMGLNINTHLDSHSMIIASSILNKDDVVIAISSSGQTKEVVDAMELASRREAKIISITDYSESSLTKSSDLMLYTSSVKSYHAQGFLNSQLSILYTLDILSMLLAEHQHSMETYQKTLQALDEYKKI; from the coding sequence ATGCATACCATTTTGAATGAGATCCAGCTTAAACATCAGACGTTGACTGAAACAGAGAAGAAGATTGCGGATTATGTGGTTCGTCACAACGAGCATTTACTCAATATACATATAAAAGAATTAGCCGGTCAAATTGATGTGTCTGTCGCAGCAATCACTCGATTTTGCAAAAAAATTGGCGTGGGTAGTTTTGTTGAATTTAAAATTCTGTTAAGGGATGCCGTCAAAGAAAAAGAGGAAGTACATGATGCGATTCATGAAGTACATCAAATATATAATTCCGTTATTAATTCCACCAATTCCTTAACGAACATTGCGGATTATCAGCTGGCTAGCGAATGGATTCTCGAAGCTAAAAGAATCCATGTTTATGGCTTGGGAAGTTCAGGTCTATCGGCGGAAGAACTGAAATTTCGCCTAAGTAGAATGGGGTTGAATATTAATACCCATCTTGATTCCCATTCGATGATCATTGCTTCTTCGATTTTGAATAAAGACGATGTGGTCATTGCCATTTCCAGTTCAGGACAGACGAAAGAAGTGGTGGATGCCATGGAATTGGCCAGCCGCAGAGAGGCAAAAATTATTTCGATTACGGATTATTCAGAATCCTCCTTAACGAAAAGCTCAGATCTGATGTTATACACGTCAAGTGTGAAATCGTATCATGCACAAGGATTTCTCAACAGCCAATTATCGATTCTGTACACGCTGGATATTCTCAGTATGCTTCTGGCGGAACATCAGCATTCTATGGAAACTTATCAGAAGACGCTGCAGGCTTTGGATGAGTATAAAAAAATATAG
- a CDS encoding transketolase, which produces MTLSGRDTYRDELTKIAEENDRILCLEADLGGKNHQFESQFPDRFFNMGIAEMTSIDMAAGLAEAGFIPFFSTFATFASLRSAESIKLAMGYMEKNIKIIAPYGGVSGGWFGTTHHSLEDIGVVRTFPNIKIACPYGEADTRRVIREAVLSPSPYYVRLSRNESFVSLDRDDEQATMPLVNQKGNGNLCLLSIGEQGTELCKSIQEVYPEISHVHLCYIDQESLRNSMDQLEEHGKTFLVVEEHRLAGGTASLLAILMPNNRVYSFDCGVEWPIYGGSHQETLKYLAFDYETLEEKVKNLLNEGAEVNW; this is translated from the coding sequence ATGACGTTATCAGGTCGTGATACTTACCGAGATGAATTGACCAAAATAGCAGAAGAAAATGATCGTATATTATGTTTAGAAGCAGACTTGGGAGGAAAGAACCACCAGTTTGAGTCTCAATTTCCGGATCGTTTTTTCAATATGGGGATTGCGGAAATGACTAGTATTGATATGGCTGCCGGATTGGCGGAAGCAGGGTTTATCCCTTTCTTCTCAACTTTTGCTACTTTTGCCTCTCTACGTTCAGCGGAAAGTATAAAGTTGGCAATGGGATATATGGAAAAGAACATTAAAATAATCGCTCCATACGGAGGTGTTTCCGGCGGCTGGTTTGGAACAACTCACCATTCATTAGAAGACATTGGCGTAGTAAGGACCTTTCCTAATATTAAGATTGCGTGCCCATATGGAGAAGCGGATACCAGACGGGTTATTCGGGAGGCTGTTCTTTCTCCTTCTCCTTATTATGTCCGGTTGTCACGAAATGAGTCTTTCGTAAGTTTGGATAGAGATGATGAGCAAGCTACTATGCCTCTCGTGAACCAGAAAGGAAACGGGAATCTTTGTTTACTATCTATTGGTGAACAAGGAACAGAATTATGTAAAAGCATACAGGAAGTATATCCTGAAATATCTCATGTCCATCTATGTTATATCGATCAAGAAAGTTTGAGAAATAGTATGGACCAGTTAGAAGAGCATGGAAAAACATTCTTAGTGGTGGAAGAACACCGATTGGCTGGTGGGACTGCTTCTTTACTAGCTATTCTGATGCCGAATAACCGTGTCTATTCTTTCGATTGTGGAGTAGAATGGCCGATTTATGGTGGATCGCATCAGGAAACACTAAAATATCTAGCGTTTGACTATGAAACGCTAGAGGAAAAAGTGAAAAATCTATTAAATGAAGGAGCTGAAGTGAATTGGTAG
- a CDS encoding 1-deoxy-D-xylulose-5-phosphate synthase N-terminal domain-containing protein has translation MLIDKELANNVSKTEERLETLSKKTREAIIDIAATETGCHIGGSLSVTDLLIALFEKYIGDSRNQIVLSKGHAAAALYAVLYALGIMEKNPAEGYGRSDSLLTGHPNHKIKGIPYSTGSLGHGIPYAAGWALSQKLKGSTGIGVAVCGDGELQEGLCWETFQVVQAKQIDNFLCVVDRNGGQNDGFVHHISPIDDVRARFESFGFQTVEINGHDFKEISEALLGFEASSKPFAIIANTVKGKGVPDIEGNPKAHYAKIPNRLKNKWKRSMV, from the coding sequence GTGCTCATCGACAAAGAGTTAGCCAATAATGTGTCCAAGACAGAAGAAAGGCTTGAGACTCTTTCGAAGAAGACGAGAGAAGCCATTATCGATATTGCTGCAACAGAAACGGGGTGTCATATAGGAGGAAGCTTATCAGTTACTGATCTGCTAATTGCACTATTTGAAAAGTATATAGGAGATAGTCGCAATCAAATTGTACTTAGCAAAGGGCATGCCGCTGCTGCATTGTATGCCGTTCTTTATGCACTTGGGATCATGGAAAAGAATCCGGCGGAGGGTTATGGAAGAAGTGATTCCTTATTAACAGGTCACCCTAACCATAAAATAAAGGGAATCCCTTACTCCACAGGGAGCCTCGGTCATGGTATTCCCTACGCTGCGGGGTGGGCATTGTCTCAGAAACTAAAAGGCTCTACAGGGATAGGGGTAGCTGTTTGTGGAGATGGCGAACTCCAGGAAGGTCTTTGCTGGGAAACATTCCAAGTTGTTCAAGCAAAACAGATTGATAATTTTTTATGTGTAGTTGATCGTAATGGCGGTCAAAATGATGGGTTCGTTCATCATATTTCACCGATAGATGATGTAAGAGCAAGGTTCGAATCATTTGGATTTCAAACTGTTGAAATTAATGGTCATGATTTCAAGGAGATAAGTGAGGCTTTACTTGGATTTGAGGCTTCCTCTAAGCCTTTTGCTATTATTGCCAATACGGTAAAAGGTAAAGGAGTACCGGATATTGAAGGAAATCCGAAGGCTCATTATGCCAAAATCCCAAATCGATTAAAAAATAAGTGGAAAAGGAGTATGGTATGA
- a CDS encoding PTS sugar transporter subunit IIA: MLKKLFGKREEKQWSVSVYAPVNGKVVPLEDVPDPVFAEKMMGEGVAIWPDHDLVVAPVNGTIIQLFPTKHAIGIQAENGAEILIHIGLETVGLKGEGFTSYVQEGDKVKVGEKLIGFDQSIIREQAASPIIPMIITNSAEMRDIKMKDGINQVTAGVEEIIHINK; encoded by the coding sequence ATGTTGAAAAAATTATTCGGTAAGAGAGAGGAAAAACAATGGAGTGTTTCGGTCTATGCACCAGTCAATGGAAAAGTAGTCCCGTTGGAGGACGTGCCTGACCCTGTATTCGCTGAAAAAATGATGGGGGAGGGGGTTGCAATTTGGCCGGATCATGATCTGGTTGTAGCGCCGGTCAATGGTACAATAATTCAGCTTTTTCCCACTAAACACGCCATCGGTATCCAAGCTGAAAATGGCGCGGAAATTCTCATCCATATTGGCTTGGAAACAGTAGGTTTGAAAGGAGAAGGATTCACTTCTTACGTTCAGGAGGGCGACAAAGTAAAAGTAGGTGAAAAACTGATCGGATTTGATCAATCTATTATTCGGGAGCAAGCTGCAAGCCCCATCATACCGATGATTATTACCAATTCAGCTGAAATGCGTGACATTAAAATGAAAGATGGCATTAATCAAGTGACAGCAGGTGTAGAGGAAATTATCCATATAAACAAATAG
- a CDS encoding SEC-C metal-binding domain-containing protein: MIEDTPIRKPIEKMRQHADEILSPSMSLAEILNKYPKKDLDKIRNSWNLTGLSQLKKGELVEVLAEKIPEMFWQKAYSWDEDLMKRLKKVITFKGKKDLVGMPFFAERYLCTHGIIFPEVVNGEEVLILPEQLEQFVEALLVDPEIREIHKRNKEWRQLTYGLLHFYGTLDAAQLYKMLENYTNTKVDAYELVSVLPEMNAFHDDFIMDEHGLSDMLVQDPEWVKAEHNRRPDVDFYPFSKAKLIEANKPFYTETNQSYRKFVSFITKHYDIDKLDAAEIVDECVVQINYGKSLGEVMEFLSEAFEFEGRDSLQSFTAQVVQLMNNTRQWILKGHTPMELRGKDDPTIIPFSQKKAKNNKTVTKTKVGRNDPCPCGSGKKYKKCCGR, from the coding sequence ATGATAGAAGATACACCTATTCGTAAACCAATCGAAAAAATGAGACAGCATGCTGATGAAATTCTTTCACCTTCCATGTCATTAGCAGAAATTCTGAACAAGTATCCTAAGAAGGATTTAGATAAAATAAGAAACAGCTGGAATTTGACGGGCCTCAGCCAATTGAAAAAAGGCGAATTAGTTGAGGTGTTAGCAGAAAAAATCCCGGAAATGTTCTGGCAGAAAGCTTATTCATGGGACGAGGACCTGATGAAGCGTTTGAAGAAAGTAATCACTTTTAAAGGAAAAAAAGATTTAGTGGGCATGCCATTTTTTGCAGAACGTTATCTCTGTACGCATGGGATTATTTTTCCTGAAGTAGTGAATGGGGAAGAAGTGCTTATCTTGCCGGAACAGCTGGAGCAATTCGTTGAAGCATTGCTTGTAGATCCTGAAATTCGTGAGATTCATAAGAGAAATAAAGAATGGCGACAACTCACATACGGTTTATTACATTTTTACGGTACATTAGATGCCGCGCAGCTGTATAAAATGCTGGAGAACTATACCAACACAAAGGTTGACGCTTATGAGCTGGTATCTGTTCTTCCAGAAATGAATGCCTTTCATGACGACTTCATTATGGATGAACATGGCTTGTCAGATATGCTGGTGCAGGATCCGGAGTGGGTGAAGGCAGAGCATAACAGGCGGCCAGATGTGGATTTCTATCCATTTTCCAAGGCGAAATTGATAGAGGCGAACAAACCATTCTATACGGAAACTAATCAAAGTTATCGCAAGTTTGTCAGTTTTATCACCAAACATTATGATATTGATAAATTAGATGCAGCTGAAATCGTTGATGAATGTGTCGTCCAAATCAATTATGGCAAGAGTCTCGGTGAAGTGATGGAGTTTTTATCTGAAGCTTTCGAATTTGAGGGCAGAGATTCCCTGCAATCATTCACCGCTCAAGTTGTGCAGCTGATGAACAACACGAGACAATGGATATTGAAAGGCCATACGCCGATGGAACTGCGGGGTAAAGATGACCCAACCATCATCCCTTTCTCTCAGAAAAAAGCAAAGAATAACAAAACAGTCACCAAAACGAAAGTAGGAAGAAATGACCCATGCCCATGCGGCAGTGGCAAAAAATATAAGAAGTGTTGTGGACGATAG
- a CDS encoding N-acetylmannosamine-6-phosphate 2-epimerase yields MELFKQLEKKLVISCQALEHEPLHSPFIMGRMAIAAQEAGASGIRANSVADIKEIKQQVDLPIIGLIKQDYADSEVFITPTIKEVKALMAIEPNIIAMDGTDRKRPNDEKLAEIVNYVKENKQHIALMADVSTIEEAIQAEQLGFDCVSTTLIGYTKETKGSNLADNDFAVLKKIKEAVSIPVIAEGRVDTPEKAARVLEVGADFAVVGSAITRPQLIGKTFVDAINKRF; encoded by the coding sequence ATGGAATTATTTAAACAACTAGAAAAAAAACTCGTTATATCTTGTCAGGCTTTAGAACATGAACCATTGCATTCCCCTTTTATCATGGGAAGGATGGCAATAGCCGCACAGGAAGCAGGCGCCTCAGGCATCCGAGCAAACTCTGTGGCAGATATTAAGGAAATCAAACAGCAAGTAGATCTTCCGATTATCGGATTAATTAAGCAAGATTACGCTGACAGTGAGGTTTTTATCACGCCTACTATAAAAGAAGTAAAAGCTTTAATGGCTATCGAACCTAACATCATCGCCATGGACGGAACAGATCGTAAACGTCCAAATGATGAAAAATTGGCTGAGATTGTGAACTATGTGAAAGAAAACAAGCAGCACATAGCTCTGATGGCTGACGTTTCCACTATTGAAGAAGCCATCCAAGCAGAACAACTAGGGTTTGACTGTGTGTCGACCACGCTTATTGGCTATACAAAAGAAACAAAAGGATCTAACCTTGCTGATAACGATTTTGCAGTGCTGAAGAAAATCAAGGAAGCCGTTTCGATTCCTGTTATTGCGGAAGGAAGAGTGGATACACCTGAAAAGGCAGCAAGAGTGCTGGAAGTTGGAGCAGACTTTGCAGTAGTCGGCAGCGCCATCACACGGCCACAGCTTATTGGCAAAACATTTGTAGATGCAATTAACAAGCGCTTTTAA
- a CDS encoding flavodoxin family protein: protein MKVGVIYGSMRENGNTARLTEEVIKQVPDVTTVDLKNYDFKDIIDQRHDKGGFDRVDDDYDRIIDQIIDCDVLLFATPIYWYGMTAVMKRFIDRWSQTVRDDKYSDFKEKMGQKQAYIIAVGGDNPREKGLPLVQQFTYICQFIGLQYKGYLLGKAAKPDDILEDEEALEDARKLGELLRKRAEVGNYL from the coding sequence ATGAAAGTTGGCGTTATCTACGGAAGTATGAGAGAGAACGGAAACACGGCACGTCTAACGGAAGAAGTCATTAAACAGGTACCAGATGTCACCACCGTTGATCTGAAAAATTATGATTTCAAAGATATTATTGATCAAAGGCATGACAAAGGCGGTTTTGACCGAGTCGATGATGACTATGATCGTATTATTGATCAAATCATTGATTGTGATGTGTTACTTTTTGCCACGCCGATTTATTGGTATGGCATGACTGCAGTGATGAAACGGTTTATTGATCGCTGGTCGCAAACGGTACGGGATGATAAGTATTCGGATTTCAAGGAGAAAATGGGGCAAAAACAGGCCTATATTATTGCGGTCGGAGGAGACAATCCCCGTGAGAAAGGTCTTCCACTCGTGCAGCAGTTTACGTATATCTGCCAATTTATCGGATTGCAGTATAAGGGATATTTGCTGGGAAAAGCTGCGAAGCCTGATGATATCCTGGAAGACGAGGAAGCGCTCGAGGATGCTCGGAAGCTGGGAGAGTTGTTGCGGAAGCGGGCTGAAGTAGGGAATTATTTATAA
- a CDS encoding PTS transporter subunit EIIC: MSKKKNNVFFEKAQRFGKSFMLPIAVLPAAGLLLGIGGAFSNAATIEAYPFLDVAFLQAIFTIMSTAGNIIFANLPVIFAVGIAIGLARSDKGTAGLAAMLGFLVMHATINAMLVITGKLANENIAEVGQGMVLGIQSLETGVFGGVVLGLLAYYLHNRYNKIELPRFLGFFGGSRFIPIVTSFASIFLGILLFYAWPIVQSGIFSLGGLVEATGYIGTLIYGFVLRLLGPFGLHHIFYLPFWTTSLGGSMIVDGSLVEGTQRIFFAQLGSSEPVNQFFIGTARFMSGRHITMMFGLLGAALAIYHTAKPQHKKKVLGLMLSAGLTSFLTGITEPLEFSFLFVAPILYVIHSFFDGLAFMFAHIFEITIGQTFSGGFIDFVLFGVLQGVEKTNWIWVPIIGIPWFFLYYFTFKYLIRKFNFKTPGREEEMESYSFTKTERASAIIAGLGGEANIKDVDNCATRLRVTVNQADLVNKDDLKKTGAHGVVTSGNGVQVIYGPEVTGIKNEVEEALGVD, translated from the coding sequence ATGAGTAAAAAGAAAAACAATGTGTTTTTTGAGAAAGCCCAGCGTTTTGGTAAATCTTTTATGTTACCGATTGCAGTTCTTCCTGCAGCAGGTTTGCTTCTCGGAATTGGTGGGGCTTTCAGTAATGCGGCAACGATTGAAGCTTATCCATTTTTAGATGTAGCATTTTTGCAGGCAATATTTACGATCATGAGTACTGCTGGTAATATTATCTTTGCCAATTTACCTGTTATTTTCGCAGTTGGTATCGCTATCGGCCTTGCACGATCGGATAAAGGAACAGCAGGACTCGCTGCCATGTTAGGTTTCCTGGTGATGCATGCGACCATTAACGCGATGCTTGTGATTACAGGAAAATTGGCCAACGAGAATATCGCTGAAGTTGGTCAGGGAATGGTGTTAGGGATTCAATCCTTAGAAACTGGTGTGTTCGGTGGAGTTGTATTAGGTTTGCTAGCCTATTATCTTCATAACCGTTATAACAAAATCGAGTTACCTAGATTCTTAGGTTTCTTTGGCGGATCACGATTCATTCCGATTGTGACATCCTTTGCTTCCATCTTTTTAGGCATCCTTTTATTTTATGCGTGGCCAATTGTACAATCAGGCATTTTCTCATTAGGTGGTTTAGTCGAAGCAACGGGATATATTGGCACCTTAATTTATGGCTTTGTCCTGCGCTTATTAGGACCATTCGGACTTCATCACATTTTTTATCTGCCATTTTGGACAACAAGCCTTGGTGGATCAATGATCGTAGACGGCTCTTTGGTAGAGGGGACACAACGAATATTCTTCGCTCAACTAGGAAGCTCTGAACCTGTTAATCAATTCTTTATTGGAACAGCACGGTTTATGTCTGGTCGTCATATTACGATGATGTTTGGTTTACTTGGTGCAGCCTTGGCAATCTATCATACTGCTAAACCGCAACATAAAAAGAAAGTGCTTGGTTTGATGCTTTCTGCAGGTCTTACCTCATTCTTAACTGGTATAACCGAGCCGCTGGAATTTTCGTTCTTATTCGTCGCACCGATACTATATGTCATTCACTCCTTTTTTGACGGACTTGCTTTTATGTTCGCTCATATCTTTGAAATTACCATTGGCCAAACCTTCTCAGGTGGCTTTATTGATTTCGTTTTATTCGGTGTGCTTCAAGGGGTGGAAAAAACAAACTGGATTTGGGTACCCATCATCGGTATACCTTGGTTCTTCCTATACTACTTTACGTTCAAATATTTAATTAGAAAATTCAACTTTAAAACACCAGGACGTGAAGAAGAAATGGAAAGTTACTCCTTCACAAAAACAGAAAGAGCCAGTGCCATCATTGCTGGTTTAGGTGGAGAAGCTAATATTAAAGATGTAGATAACTGCGCAACCCGCTTACGAGTTACCGTTAATCAGGCGGACCTTGTCAACAAAGACGATTTGAAGAAAACAGGTGCTCATGGTGTTGTAACAAGTGGAAATGGTGTGCAAGTTATCTATGGACCAGAAGTAACTGGAATAAAAAATGAAGTCGAAGAGGCATTAGGAGTAGATTAA
- a CDS encoding MFS transporter, translating into MSVLFRKSFLFFFLADVISGFGVGMSTIGANWYLLDETGSTGAVGLMLALNVVSGFLVSPLTGILTDKFNRKVVIQLTFILRAVSIGLLTAVFFVDGFALAYIYLFAIINGIGWSIYMSASRSLIQELLPEDELSKGNSLIEISLQVGMFMAGAASGFIYKFAGFETILLINSSMFVISSLLMIFVKYQSILLEDKGEGYVQSFKKGIHYLASHRLTFLIGLVAIVPLVTTMIFNVVLPEYVSGTLKADSIVFGFSDMAYGIGGLMSGFIAAPLAKKMTENKTITLIFGLSVITLMGLSINVFVIFIFVGSFLIGFSNSSIRIIMNTMLMEIVPKPLMGRAMSVWMGIALLLQTVFAGGLGLLIDIFSPNVGFVCMGSLMLCGLVLHVSVSRSKKKEKYSYEVV; encoded by the coding sequence ATGTCGGTGTTATTTAGGAAAAGTTTCTTATTCTTTTTCCTGGCAGATGTTATATCTGGCTTTGGAGTAGGAATGAGTACAATCGGTGCAAATTGGTATCTCCTGGACGAAACTGGTTCTACAGGGGCTGTAGGCTTGATGTTAGCTCTTAATGTTGTTTCCGGTTTTTTAGTTTCACCACTAACAGGGATTCTGACCGACAAATTTAATAGAAAAGTGGTCATTCAATTAACATTTATTCTGAGAGCAGTGTCGATCGGATTGCTGACAGCTGTCTTTTTTGTTGATGGATTTGCGCTTGCGTATATTTATCTATTCGCGATCATTAATGGAATTGGATGGAGTATTTACATGTCAGCTTCGCGAAGTCTTATCCAAGAATTATTACCGGAAGATGAATTGTCAAAAGGGAATTCATTAATTGAAATCAGTTTACAAGTAGGGATGTTTATGGCAGGGGCAGCTTCGGGCTTCATATACAAGTTTGCTGGGTTTGAAACGATCCTGCTCATTAATTCCTCGATGTTTGTAATAAGTAGCCTATTAATGATTTTTGTGAAGTATCAATCTATCCTGTTAGAAGACAAAGGAGAAGGGTATGTTCAATCCTTTAAAAAAGGTATTCACTATTTAGCTTCTCATCGTTTAACGTTCCTCATTGGGTTAGTAGCCATTGTGCCGTTAGTAACAACCATGATTTTTAATGTCGTGCTTCCTGAATATGTAAGTGGTACATTGAAGGCAGATTCGATTGTTTTTGGATTTTCGGATATGGCTTATGGAATTGGAGGCTTAATGTCTGGATTTATAGCAGCCCCTCTTGCGAAAAAAATGACAGAAAACAAAACGATTACGCTTATTTTTGGCTTATCAGTAATCACGCTAATGGGGTTATCTATTAACGTATTTGTTATCTTTATATTTGTGGGTAGTTTCTTAATTGGTTTTTCCAATTCATCGATACGAATTATCATGAATACAATGCTTATGGAGATTGTTCCTAAGCCTTTAATGGGAAGAGCGATGTCAGTATGGATGGGGATTGCCTTATTACTACAAACTGTCTTTGCTGGAGGACTGGGCTTATTGATTGATATTTTTTCACCGAATGTAGGTTTCGTCTGTATGGGAAGTTTAATGCTTTGCGGATTAGTATTACACGTTAGTGTATCCAGAAGTAAAAAGAAAGAAAAATATAGCTATGAGGTGGTTTAA